The bacterium genome contains the following window.
TGCGCAACGCCTTCGCCTGTCCTGGCTGCCGGGTGTTCTCGGCCGCGATCAGATCGTCGAGGATTACGCGGGCCATGCCGGGGTCCGAGAAGTCCCAGCGTTCGAGCAGCTGGTGAATGAGATCTCCTACTTCTCGAGCGACCGACGAGCCCCGTCCCGAATTTCGCATCCGCCCGGACGGTGGCGATCCGTCTGGTTGCTCGAGTTCGGCTTCGCGTTCTTCGCGGATACCTGTTGCGCTGCGAAACGGTACGCGCAGGCTTTCGTGAACCGATGCCGAAATGCTCCTCGCGCGAGATATCGCCGTGTGAACATCGATCGTTTCGCCGGGTGGCTCTTCGAGCACGATATCGCTGGTCTCACTCATGTGTTTCGTCAGAACACCTGGCATGTTTGCGAGCGCCTCGTCGGCGCTCAAGCCGCAGAGCGGATAGCCCCACGGTTGCAGATACTGAACGACGGCGTTCTTGGGCGTGTTCTTGCGGGGAGCGTGAACCAGGATCAAGTTCTCTTGCGCGCGTGTGCAGGCGACATAGAACAGTCGTTTGCTCTCGGCTGTCTCATGGCGCCGCTCCTCGCGTTGCTGGACGAGCCAGGTCGATGAGCTTCCCGCCGCAGTCTCGATCGCGAAAGTTCCCAGATCAGGAAGCCACGTCGTCTGCGCGAGAGGCCCAGCCTTTCGCCCCCGGGCCTCTGCGCTGCGGCCGAGGTCTGGAAGGATGACGGTCGGGAATTCCAAGCCCTTGGCAGCGTGAATACTCATTATGCGCACGGTATTCCCTTCACCGGGGGTACCGCGGCGTCGTCTCATATTTCCGCGTTCGAGCCAGAGAATCAAAGACCTCAGGGTGTGCTCGGGTTCGGCGCGAGCCAGTTCGACGAGTGGATCCAGAACACCTCTCAGAAACGAAATTCTCTGAATCCCATCGCCCGCAACCGCTTGCAAGGGAAGCAGCGACGAGTCCCGGATGATCTCGCACAATACCGCATCGATGGGCTGATCCTGTACTCGTTGGTAGGTACGCTCCAACCAGTCCAGAGTGCGAGTCACGTTCGGGAATTCATCCCGCGCTTCGCAGCGGATCGGATCCTCCAACACATAAGTCCAACTACCTCCGGCCCTGGAAAACGCGGCAAGTTCCCGATCGGTTGCGCCGCCAAAAGGCGATCGCAGAACTCCGAGAACTGCGGGTGCATCACCTGGGTTCGCCAGAGCACGCAACAACGCCCACAGTTGTTGCCCTTCCGGGCGCTCGAGTAGATCACCGCCTGCTTCGACGGAAAAGGCCACTCCGCTTGCGGCCATCGCGCGAGTGTACGTCTGCAGATTGGCCAGCGATCGGAAGAGAAGCGCGACCTCGCCCGGGCTCTTTCTCCCCGCGCGCGCCTCGGTCGCGATCCAGTCAGCGATGGCATCAGCCTCGCTCCTGCGGGCTGTCTCGGCGCGACGAGCCAGTGAAGTATCGCCTACGGTCCAGACCTCGATCCGGGGTCCATCATGGGCAGAGTTCCGGCCGGATTCCAGCGTCTCGTAACCGGAGTAGGCGTCCTGCTCGTCCGCCGCTCCGGGTTTGAGCAGCGATGGGAACAGCCGATCGAGGGGGTCGAGGATCTCCGGCAGCGCGCGCCAACTCGTCGTCAGTTTGAGCTGGCGTCCGCCTGAATCGAGTATGTGGCGCACCGCCCGCTGATAGGCGCGGATGTCGGCACCTCGAAAGCGGTAGATCGCCTGCTTGGGATCGCCGACGATGAAGAGCTTGCCGGGCGTGAGAGGCTTCGCGAAGGGGTCTGTGTCTGCAGGCCCCGGCCCTTCTAGCGGTTGTTCAGCCAGGTGGAAAACGATTTCGTACTGAAGCGGATCGGTGTCCTGAAACTCGTCGAGAAAAAGAGTTCGATAGCGCTCACCCAGAATACGTCTGATCAGTGGATTCCGGGCGAGCATATCGCGCGTGAGTCGGAGCAGAGCATCGAAAGGCAGAATGTTGCGGCGAATGGCTTCGCTTCGCACGAGTGCGCCGAAGGGTGTCGCCAGGCGGATTACATCCTTGATCAGCGCATCATCGACCTGGACGAGGCTGCGCAACAGGGAACTCGTTTCCTTCGCGCAGTCTTCCGCCTCCGGGTTCTTCTTCGATCTGGGTGGCGTGGTTTCGGTCAAGGTTCGCGGTTTCCTGCCACCGTCGTAGAGCGTGGTCGCGATCGCTATTCGAAAGGCGTCCAGTCCGTTGTCGAGCAGGACACGAAGGACGGGCCGTGCGGTAGACAGGAATTTTTCGGGCCCATTGCTCGGTTCGCCGTCGAACGCGTCGTCGTTCTTTTCGAGTTGCTCTTCGATCAGAGGTGCGAGGACCCGAACTGTGTCGAGTTCAAGGAGAGGCGAAGTCAGGCTCGGAAGACTGAAACTCGAAAGCTCGAAGGCCAGGGCCTGGATTTCCGCTAGATCGAGCGATTTCATGACGGATGTCCAGAGTTCAGAAGACTCTCCGTCGGGGCCGTACGAGGACGAAAGGAATTCGTGCCAGAGAGAGTTTCGCAGAGAATCGAACTGGAGCCCGTCATCGACACTGAAGTCGGGATCGACACCGGATTCTAGAGGGAACTGTCGCAGGAGGGAGGCGCAGTACCCGTGGACGGTCGAGATGCTCGCGTGCGTGAGTTCGGCCTGCCTGCTTTCGGCGCGGTTCAGCAGAGTGTCGGCGGAAACTCGTTCGCACAGGTAGCCATAGGCGCGATCTGCCTCGCGCTTCAGGTCGAGTTCCGCCGCTGGACGACGCTCCCGCGCGAGTTCGAGGAGTCTTTCCAGGCCGTTCTCCAGGCGTATGCGCATCTCGGCGGCGGCTTTCTCGGTGAACGTGATGGCCGCGAACTCGGTCGCTGAGAGGTCGGTCTCGATCATCTGATTCAGAACGCGCTCGACCAGCAAACTGGTTTTCCCCGTGCCGGCTCCGGCAACTACGACCACGTTGAGATCGTACTCGCGGACAGCCGCTTCTCGCGCCTCGGCGTCACTCATCCTGAACTCCGTGGAGCGCGAAGTAGTCTCGGAATGCGGTCGCCCCAGTGACTCTCTGCTCACTGGGAGAGTGGTTTTTTCGGCATGCGACTTCGTACGCGCAGAACTCGCATTGCAAGCCGCGCCGGAAGGGGAACAGGGCGTCGCGCTGCAATGTGGCGAGCACATCCAGAACCCTCGGAACACACTCTTCTACGTCGCTCAGAGACAGGCTCGCCCGTTTTGCGCGCTGGTTGTTTCGATCGCGAAGAGGCCAGGGTTCAACGGGCAACGCTTCTCCTGAAACGGTTTCCTTCTCTTTCACCTGCGCGGTTCCCAGCACGTAGAGCGGCAATTGGAGCACTTCGCCGCGGGCCATGCCTGGTCTTCTCACATAGGACGCGACGTTGGAATTCGACTTGTAGTCTCCCATGCGGGTTTCGCCCGAATTCAATGTGAGTACGCGATCGGGAGTGCCTCGTAGATCGAAGCGTCCGGCAGCCGTGTCAAATCCGAAACGGATCTCCTGCTCAACGGCCAGTTCGGTCAGGCCATCGGGCAGGAGCGTGGACAGATCACGCTGGCAGAAGTCGTCAGCGGCTTCCATGAGCCTCGTCTTCAGCGAAGTCCAGACACGCGGGTGTCGTTCGCGAAGGCGCTTGCGCAGTTCCTCGGCGCCCGTCTCGATGGCTTCGGGAAGCAACTCGCGCGCTCGTTCCAGAGCCCGCTCGGGTGACTCTCCCGGAGCGAGTGCGCCGGTGTCGAAGAGTCTCTGGTACAGGCAAGCCAGTGCACGGTGCAGGAAGCTGCCGCGTTCGCGTTTCTCGAGTGCGTCCGGCGGAGGGCTCTGGACCTCATGTACGCGCAAGCTACGCGAGAAGAAGGCACTCAACGGGCAACGCCCGAGCATTTCGACGTGGCTCGGCGAGAAGCGTTCTGGCCTTCGTACCGCATCCGGATCCATCGCGCCGTCGTAGCTCAGGTCTTCTCCGTCGGATTGCTCGACGGCCGCGATCTGCGCGAGCCCGGCACGTACGGGTGGAACCAGTTCGGTTGCGAATTCGCGGGTGAGATCGAGCAACAACTGGCTGGAGTTCTCGGTTGAGATCCGCGCAATGCCGCGAACCAGCCCCGAGCCTCTCGCAAGCAGGTCATCCGAATTGCCTTCCGCTTCCGCGTGCTCGACGACCGAGGTTCGCGGGCCGACAAAAGGCAGCGAGCGCAGAAGCGATGATGGAGCGACCGGACGCCCGGAAGAATCCTCTGATGCCCACGATAGACGCACGCTCATCCGTGCCTGGGAGAGCATCAGTCCCAACAGGAAGCGTTCCTCCGCGTCAGCTCGTTTCGCAGTTGGAACGGGTCGCCCCGTTTTCTGGCGCAGTGCTTCGCGCGCAGCGCCGGGCAGGAATGGGTCTTCGCGGTGCTCGCGCGGCCAATTTCCGTGCGCAAGGCCGACGATCATCAGGTGATCGCAGGGCACGCCTCGGGCCTGCAGCGCGTCGAGCACGCGAACACCCCCGCAGTCGGCCTCTCTCGGACTCCGTTTCAGGGAACGCAATACTTGCTCCAGCGCTTCGAGCAACTCATCGCGTGTGATGTGGTTCCCGGACTCAGCCGCCTGATCGGCGTAATCGAGCCCCGCCATTCCTGCGAGTGCTCCCCGTACGTCTGCGTCGATCTGTCGCGTTTCTTCGTCTTCGGGTGGATCGAAGAGGGCGTCCATCGCGTTCATCAGCCGAATACCGCACTCGGCAAAACTCTTGCTTGCAACAAGCGACGCAGCGGAATCCGCAATCACCTCGAGGGTACTGCCCAGCGCTTCGAAATCTCCGGGTTCGAAGTCAACACGTTCAGCTTTGGCGATCTGTGCGGCCTGGTCGAGGCCCGCACGCCAGTCGACCATTCCGCGTACCACGCCCGCGTGTCGCGCCAGGAAGTCGGCGACGATTGGCAGCCGGGATGCGTCTTCGCGCGTCGCGACCAGACGCGTAGAAATGAGCACGCGCAGTGTCGGCGCGGTTTCGAGTCCCCCGAGCAACGCTTCCGCAAGATCGAGCCAGCGTCGAGCCTCTGGGTGTCGGACGAAAGGCTCGGAAAGCGAAGAGGTGTAGGGAATATCAAATTCCGCAAAAACCGATTCGATCCACGCGGCATGTGTTTCCAGTGAGCGAGCAACGACGCAGATCTGGCCGGGTTGAGTGCCAGTTTCGAACAGGCGCAGAATTGCCCGGGCAACGGCTTCGATCTCCTCACGCGGACTCGGCGGCGCGCTCACTTGCAAAACGCCATCGGGGATCTCGCCGTCGCGCGACAGCGCTGGGGTCTCTACGATTTCTACCGACTCGGGCGAGAACTGCCACGGCCAGTTCTCGCGCAGTTCCTCGGCATAGGCGTTGGCCCAGTCGGCCTGAAACATGCGCAGCGGCACCTCCTTTGCCAGTGCCTCGACTAAATCCCCTGCAGATCCAACTAGTTCGGTCGCTCCATGGACTTCGACTCCAGCGATGCCCAGTCGGCGGATCCAGTCTGCAGCACCCCGGCACGCAAGCTGGAAAAGCCCCACTCGCTCGTAGATGCCATCGTTCTGGAGTCGGGCCAGGGTAGCGAGCATGGCTTCGTACACCTGACGGATTTCGCGCTGCTCAGATGTTAGTTGTTCCGGTCCAACGCCCGCGTCATACAGGTCGCGCAGTGACGCAGATAGAGCGCCGGCCAGTCCCGGTCGGCTGTCGAGCAGCCTGCCGAGGCTGCGACTCGCCGATGCACAGTGCCGTACGATTCGCTCGAACCCGTTCTGGTCGAGCAGGTTGCTAATTCCTACGCCTGTTTCGGCGGCGCAATGTTCCGCGACGCCGCGAAGGTTGAGAAAGTGGCGGCCGAGAAGGACGCCATCGGGAGAAGCGCGTAGCGCTGCGAGTCGTCTTTCGCGAAGCACGCGAGTAGACGAGGCGATTTCCAGCACACGCTGGATGGCTCCCGATTCACCCCCCATGCTCACCCCAGAAACTCCCAGAAACGCGTCGTTGCGCCGCCGAGACTACCACGACATGAGAATCGAACGAATACCTCGTTTCGGTCGCGATTCGTCTTGACACACCGACGCTGTCGGCGCACAGTTTAGGTGTCGATCGAGGCCGGGACGGGGAGGAATGAGGTACTCGTCCTGAAGACAAGATCGCGTTTCGGTCAATCGATCGATGGAACGTCGACAGGGCGAGTGAGCGGGTGCTCCGGGGGACCACCGGGAGCGTCAATACTGGCCAGGAGGGCCGGCGGCAATAGACCTGATGGCGCGCATTTTCTGAACGCGGCATGTCGTCTGCTGCGATTGCGCGGCGACCCACAGGCGCTCGTCGACCACATCTTCCGCCCCTATACCAAACGGCGAAATGCCGGGCGGCGGTCGGTGACTCTTGCAGCCCAAAGGTTCCGAGGTTGAGTATCTTCGGCGCCCGCAGCCTCAATCCCCGTGACCCTTCACAACGGGTCTTGCACTGGGTTTTGCATTCCCGGCAGGTCGCTTTCTCGCTGCTCCCTTCGCCGTCCATCCTTTCGGCCAGCGAACCTGCTCTGCGCCGATCTGTTCGGCGAAACGTTCCGTTGCTTCGTGCAACGCTCGCCGTCTCGTCTGTGTCGGTTTGATTCCGGCCTCCCACCACACCCTGCGCACCTCCAGCGTTCCCTGATCGCGGTGGAATTTCGGGTCCACGCGGCCGATCAGGCGATCGCCTTCGAGCAGAGGCATCACGTAATAGCCGAAGCGACGTTTGGACTCGGGAACGAAGGCTTCGAAAGCGTATTCGAAGTCGAAGAGGCGGAGGGTTCGCTGACGATCGCGAATTGCTGGATCGAAGGGATTGAGCAGGCGGATGCGCCTGGGCGCATCCGCCAGGCGCGCCGCTCTGCGCTTCCAATCGGGTTTTGCGATCGCCTTGCGCGATTTGCTTCCGTCCGCTGAGGCCAACTCGACTTCGATCACCTCGCCTGTCGCGGTCGCCTCTTTGCACCAGCGCCGTGCCGAATCGATTCCGATGGCCAGCCAGAACTGCTGCAACTCCCTGGGGGTTGCGATCACAAGCCGCTCGAGCGCTTCCCGGCAGGCCCAGTCGAGGTGCCCGTCTTGTGAAGGCGGGGGTTGCTCGTGATGTTCCGGTAGCCAGCGCGAGCTGAGTTCGTAGAC
Protein-coding sequences here:
- a CDS encoding UvrD-helicase domain-containing protein — translated: MSDAEAREAAVREYDLNVVVVAGAGTGKTSLLVERVLNQMIETDLSATEFAAITFTEKAAAEMRIRLENGLERLLELARERRPAAELDLKREADRAYGYLCERVSADTLLNRAESRQAELTHASISTVHGYCASLLRQFPLESGVDPDFSVDDGLQFDSLRNSLWHEFLSSSYGPDGESSELWTSVMKSLDLAEIQALAFELSSFSLPSLTSPLLELDTVRVLAPLIEEQLEKNDDAFDGEPSNGPEKFLSTARPVLRVLLDNGLDAFRIAIATTLYDGGRKPRTLTETTPPRSKKNPEAEDCAKETSSLLRSLVQVDDALIKDVIRLATPFGALVRSEAIRRNILPFDALLRLTRDMLARNPLIRRILGERYRTLFLDEFQDTDPLQYEIVFHLAEQPLEGPGPADTDPFAKPLTPGKLFIVGDPKQAIYRFRGADIRAYQRAVRHILDSGGRQLKLTTSWRALPEILDPLDRLFPSLLKPGAADEQDAYSGYETLESGRNSAHDGPRIEVWTVGDTSLARRAETARRSEADAIADWIATEARAGRKSPGEVALLFRSLANLQTYTRAMAASGVAFSVEAGGDLLERPEGQQLWALLRALANPGDAPAVLGVLRSPFGGATDRELAAFSRAGGSWTYVLEDPIRCEARDEFPNVTRTLDWLERTYQRVQDQPIDAVLCEIIRDSSLLPLQAVAGDGIQRISFLRGVLDPLVELARAEPEHTLRSLILWLERGNMRRRRGTPGEGNTVRIMSIHAAKGLEFPTVILPDLGRSAEARGRKAGPLAQTTWLPDLGTFAIETAAGSSSTWLVQQREERRHETAESKRLFYVACTRAQENLILVHAPRKNTPKNAVVQYLQPWGYPLCGLSADEALANMPGVLTKHMSETSDIVLEEPPGETIDVHTAISRARSISASVHESLRVPFRSATGIREEREAELEQPDGSPPSGRMRNSGRGSSVAREVGDLIHQLLERWDFSDPGMARVILDDLIAAENTRQPGQAKALRREATETLEALLASDLPEYLRGVEVIARELPILFLDSRGVACSGTLDLLHMDPDGHLVISDYKTDRQPDPASRERYRTQLETYAEGIQRAFPDHPAPTLELIYVRTGERVRLQERTIAG
- a CDS encoding winged helix-turn-helix domain-containing protein, producing the protein MKAAPPIIPAETARHLLLGGAGLLEDPDRPASAARVLKQIERMGFVQVDTINTVERAHQHILLTRFDRYRPATLTRLLERERTLFEHWTHDASIIPIGLYPQWRYRFERAKQPDHRLQSWALRKIGRNANRVIEHVLERIEKEGPLMSRDFEEVKSARTKERGEGWWNWKPQKAALEYLWRIGELSISARTSFQKVYELSSRWLPEHHEQPPPSQDGHLDWACREALERLVIATPRELQQFWLAIGIDSARRWCKEATATGEVIEVELASADGSKSRKAIAKPDWKRRAARLADAPRRIRLLNPFDPAIRDRQRTLRLFDFEYAFEAFVPESKRRFGYYVMPLLEGDRLIGRVDPKFHRDQGTLEVRRVWWEAGIKPTQTRRRALHEATERFAEQIGAEQVRWPKGWTAKGAARKRPAGNAKPSARPVVKGHGD